The following proteins are encoded in a genomic region of Gossypium hirsutum isolate 1008001.06 chromosome D05, Gossypium_hirsutum_v2.1, whole genome shotgun sequence:
- the LOC107902728 gene encoding uncharacterized protein, which yields MKIICWNCRGVGNPATVRDLKQLLVVNDPDIVFLCETKISANRFSSVRRKCRIEGGLAVNAEGKSGSLALMWKDSNMVEIQTYSSNHIDSKVYTESGEQIRFTGYYGNSEPSKRQSSWNMLRRVGKDVKEKWIIGGDFNAILENAEKEGGRRKPKALMEDFRKIIDEFSMVDLKTDNGWFTWVNNREETAMVKERLDRFLMSANDVNSFPFMGTKVIRQSNSDHDAIFFDTEGRKSRDNFRDPRLSFKYEACWAKNKIAKNIIKEAWQRGSQDTLEKIKRMGQELGGWQFKKLNQVRSQIKNLQAHINKIMDGQGSNNKGNRLKMMRVKLRNLLDKEEKYWAQRSKITWLKEGGQKY from the coding sequence ATGAAAATCATATGTTGGAACTGTCGTGGGGTTGGAAACCCTGCGACGGTTCGTGACTTAAAGCAACTTCTTGTTGTGAATGATCCGGATATTGTTTTCCTTTGTGAGACTAAAATTAGTGCTAATAGGTTTTCTTCTGTACGCAGGAAATGTAGAATTGAGGGAGGTTTGGCGGTCAACGCTGAAGGCAAAAGTGGTAGCTTGGCTTTGATGTGGAAAGATAGTAATATGGTGGAAATTCAAACTTACTCCAGCAACCACATTGATTCAAAGGTTTATACTGAGAGTGGCGAGCAGATTCGGTTTACGGGATATTATGGCAATTCTGAACCTAGCAAACGTCAAAGCTCTTGGAACATGCTTCGAAGGGTTGGGAAGGATGTTAAGGAAAAATGGATTATTGGTGGTGATTTCAACGCTATCCTTGAGAATGCGGAAAAAGAAGGAGGGAGGAGAAAACCAAAGGCTCTTATGGAAGATTTTCGCAAGATAATTGATGAATTCTCAATGGTGGATTTAAAGACGGACAATGGGTGGTTCACCTGGGTTAACAATAGGGAGGAGACAGCAATGGTTAAAGAGAGACTTGACCGCTTCTTGATGTCTGCCAATGATGTTAATAGTTTCCCTTTTATGGGAACCAAGGTGATTAGGCAGTCTAACTCTGATCATGACGCGATCTTTTTTGACACTGAAGGGAGAAAGTCGAGAGATAATTTTAGGGACCCAAGATTGAGTTTCAAATATGAAGCTTGCTGGGCAAAGAACAAGATAGCAAAAAACATTATTAAGGAAGCTTGGCAGAGGGGGTCCCAGGATACgctggaaaaaataaaaaggatgggTCAAGAGCTGGGTGGGTGGCAGTTTAAAAAGCTAAATCAGGTGCGCAGCCAGATTAAAAACTTGCAGGcccatattaataaaattatggaTGGTCAGGGGAGCAACAATAAGGGAAATAGACTCAAAATGATGCGTGTAAAGCTCAGAAATCTGCTGGATAAAGAGGAGAAATATTGGGCCCAACGGTCAAAGATCACCTGGCTAAAGGAGGGGGGACAGAAATACTAG